The Chamaesiphon minutus PCC 6605 DNA window CTGCGACTGTCGCCAATAGTGGCGGTGTGCTGACAGCACTCCATAAAGCAAGGGTGTCGTTCAAAAACATGGGTTTGTTGTAATAAAAACGAAGAAGAATAGAAACATCACCGCCACCGATTGAAATCGGGGCTAACTTTACAAAGTCCGCGTAGGCGGACTTCGCATCACGAGCAGAGACTTCCAGTCTCTAGGCTCTTCTTATCCCGTTGGCGGAGCCTCTCCCATCGGAGAAACTCCCGTTATGTTAAAGCATTAGAGCGATCTAAATCGTTCCTAGTGATGCAAGTCCGCTTTTTTGCAAGTTAACCGAATTGTTTGCATTGCTACGAACCTTGAGGACACATCCCCAACTTCTTCAAGAAGTTGGGGGTGTAAGATCGGGCTAGGATAGATTTGTTATCGATCGTAAGCCTTCAACTTTAACAGTAATCAGCCAAGTGAATTTCACCTGCCCGAGAGCTTGGCGCAGGGCTTCCGTGCGATCGGCTAATGCATGAACAGGTTAAATCAGATCGAATAAACCCAATTTTTGTAATCCTAATTCCCCTAACACAGACGGAAAATCTAACCGTTTAGCGACTTCTACTATGACTCCCTTCAACAACCCTCTGGCCCACAGAAACTGTGCCCGTACAGTACCTCCGCGTCACAGATGTAGATAATGCCTGCAAAATCGAGGAAAAACTTCACTGCGATAGACTTCCCAGGCAATCCTTTGTAGTAGATGAGTGATGGCGCAATCTTAAATTATTTTGATAATCATAAGAATAGCTTATTTTCTTAAGAACATATTACGAATAGTTTGAAATTAAGAAAACGCCATTTTTGATAGATTCTTTCTATCGGTTTCAGCAAAAAATTAATTTAAACTAATGAGCATTCCCACTATATAAAAATTCGAGAGCGCGATTGCGTAAATCGTAATAGCGAGGATCTTCGAGCATTTGTTCGCGATCGCGTGGACGCTCGAAGGGAATCTCTAAAATTTCCCCAATGCCAGCCGATGGACCTTCTGTCATCATCACTAATCGATCGGCCAGGAATAAACATTCATCGATATCGTGAGTTACCATCAGCACTGTACAGCCAAACTCGCGCACAATTTCCGAAACTTCTTCCTGCATTTCTTCTTTAGTAATGGCATCTAGTGCGCCAAAAGGTTCGTCTAAAATCAAGACTTCAGGACGCAGACAAAAAGCCCGCGCGATCGCCACCCGCTGACGCATCCCACCCGATAATTGGGGAGGAGTTTTTTCCATTGCCTCGCCCAAACCAACCATTGTCAGGGTATCGCGGACGATCCGATCTTTTTCCGATTTCGATTTATTGGGATGGACTGAATCTAACCCAAAATAGACATTTTCATAAGCTGTCATCCAAGGCATCAAAGAGTAGTTTTGGAACACTACCATTCGCTCGGGACCTGGCTTGGTAATTAACTTACCATTCATGGTGACTTGACCTTCGGTCGGCATGGCAAAGCCAGAAAGTGTATTTAATAAAGTTGATTTACCGCAACCAGAGTGGCCAATAATACAAATAAATTCGCCTTGTCCAACAGCGAGATCGATATCCTTAATTACGACATTTAATCCCGTTCTAGTAGGATAAGTTTTAGTAACTTTTTGAAAGCTGATAAAATCTTGTTTAGTATTTTTCGATCTTCCTGGCAGAGGTGCAGTAGCAGTCATAGGATTTAAGATTTGTAATAGTTGATGTTAAAAAGTTGACAGTTAGTCAGCGACTAAAGTCACCGCTAGTGGTGCGAAGTCCGCGTAGGCGGACTAGTTTCTTAGTCCGCTTACGCGGACTTCGCACTCCGAGCAGCGGTTTCTAACCGCTGGAGTTATTGGTATCGCAATTGCCAGGGCGGTTGTTAGGACATTTGGGAGGTTCGATCCCCTGTCCCCTTTCTCCATCGACAACCCATAACTAGCAACTTGGGTTATTAGTGAATTTCCGCTAGGGTAATATCACGCTTAATTTCGAGATTGTTGAGATAGCGAATCGGATCTTCAGCATCGAATTTAGTACCATCGACTAGTTGAATCGAACCGCGACTGTAGGAAATCTCGGTCAAACCTAATTCCCTTGCTGCGGTACTAAATACACCGACGCGACAGGTATTTTCGAGTACCTCTACCCAGTTGCGCGGGAAAGGTACATCACCCCACCGCGCCATCTCAACCATGTGCCACAGATGCTCGGTCCGACTGGGACGATTGACACCATCGCCGAAAAAGACATGATGGGCGACCGATTCTACCCCAGGGACAACATCATTGGGACCCCCAAGATGGATAAAATCTAGACTCGTACCGATATATTCTTTGCGGGCTAAGATTTTGCGAATTTCTTCAGCATTAGCGGGATCGGCGCAGTAGCGGCAAGCGTCTAAAAGTGCTTTGGTGAGCGCGATCGCGGTATTGGGAAACGCCTGTGCCCAATCTTGGCGAAAACCCAAGACTTTGCCGGGATGACCGCTCCAGATATCGATATCGCGGGCAACGGTAAATCCAATCCCTTCGATCTCAGCGCGGAGGTTCCACGGATCGCCGACGCAGAAACCATCAATTGTGCCGTTTTTCAAATCTACGACCATTTGGGCGGGCGGAATTTGTTTTAAGTGTAACTCGCGATCGGGATCGATCCCCGCACTTGCCAGCCAATAACGCAGCAAGAGGTTGTGCATAGAGGAAGGGTGTACTACACCCATCCGGTGGTATTCATCGGGGGTGGCGCGGATCGCTGCGCGGAAATCGGCGAGGGTTTTGACACCACGCTGCTTAAATTTTTTACCGAGGGTAATGGCGTTACCATTGCGGCTGATAGTCAGGGAGCTAACCACGGGTGTGCTTTGATTCCCCGCACCGCCAAGGGTAATCCACAGGGGCATTCCCGATGGCATGGCTGCGGCATCGACATAACCACCGATCAGTCCATCGACAACCCCGCGCCAACTCGATTCTCTTACCAAGGAGACCTGTTCTAAGCCGTGTTTGACAAAGAAGCCTTTTTCTTTGGCGATAATCATCGGCGTGCACGCTGTTAAGGGCACGAAACCGAGTTGCAAGTTAACTTTTTCTAACCCGTGGGCGGCAACATTTTGAACTTTCTGCGCCCGCATTTTCTTGACTTGTTTTTGCTGGTTGAGAAAGTAAATAATTTCGCTGCGGAGCTGATAGTAACTCGGATGTTTAACGGCTTCCAACCGCTTACGCGGACGGGGAATATCGACATCTAAAATCGAGCCAATTTTGGAAGCTGGGCCATTAGTAAGCATCACCACTCGATCGCTCATCAGTACGGCTTCATCAACTTCATGCGTCACCATCAACGCCGAAATTTGATTATCTTCGCAGATTTTGACTAGCTGTTCTTGCAATTTACCCCGCGTCAGGGCATCGAGTACGCCAAAGGGTTCATCTAATAATAATAAGCGCGGTTGGACAGCTAAAGCGCGGGCGATCGCCACCCGTTGGCGCATCCCTCCAGACATTTCTCCAGGATATTTGTCAATCTCTTTGGCAAGTCCAACGACATCGACGTAATGCTCGATGATTTCTGTCCGCTCTTGGGCTGTTTTTTCAGTCAGCACTTCATCGACAGCAAAAGCGACATTTTCCCTCACTGTCAGCCAGGGTAATAGTGAATAGTTCTGGAAAACAACAATTCGATCGGGGCCAGGTTTGGTAATTGTTAATCCTTCTAAGGTAACTATTCCTTCTGTCGCTAAATCCAATCCTGCAATCATATTGAGCAAGGTGGATTTGCCACAGCCAGAGTGACCAATCAGGGAAATAAATTCACCGCGTTTAATTTGGAGATCGATGCCGCGTAGGGCGATATATTCGCGTCCACCGCCGAGTGGAAAGGTTTTTCCCGCGTCTTTAATATTGACTAATTCGACTGTTGACATAGGTATTTTTAATTTTTGATTGTTAACTCAAGTTGATATCCACTCAAAGTGGTTAAAACCACTCCTCATGATGCAAATCCGCGTAGGCGGACTTTGCATCACTAGCGGCGTCTACCCTACGGGAACGCTCCGCGAACAGTCGCTGGAGAACCAAACCGTATCGATCCTCGATCGAGTTATTGTTTGACAATTTTATTTTGCAACCAACCCATTGCCGTATCGAGCAATAAACCAACCGCACCGATCCAAACCAAAGCCAGAATTACTTCGCTGATGTAGTTATTTTGATATGCTTCCCAGATAAAGAAACCAATCCCGACGATACCCGACATGACGATTTCAGCAGCAATAATTGCCAACCAAGCTAAACTGATCGCGACGCGCAAGCCAGTGAAAATATAAGGCAGTGCGGAAGGTAGCAGAATTTGGAAGAAGTATTTTTGCTTGGAAGCTTGGACAACTTTGGAAACGTTAATATAATCTTGAGGGATCTGTTTGACCCCAACTGCGGTATTGATTAAGATCGGCCAGACTGCGGTAATAAAGATTACAAACAGGGCAGCGGGTTCGTTTTTATTTAAGGCAGCGAGGGAAATTGGTACCCAAGCCAGAGGAGGAACTGTTCTTAAGAATAGGAACAAGGGATCGAGAGCTTTGGAGAGCATCTTACTGGTACCGATCGCAATTCCGAGCGAAATCCCGACGATCGCGGCTAATGTATAGCTGATGCCGACCCGTTGTAAGCTTGCCCAAGTCTGCCAGAACATTCCTTTATCGATGCCGCCGCGATCGTAAAAAGGATATTTTACTAATTCAAAAGTCCGCGCATCGGTAAACAGGCTCGAAGGGCCAGGTAAGAGGGTAATGCCCGAAGCTGATAGTAATTCCCAAGCACCCAAGAACGCAGCAATGGCGATCGCTGGTGGCAGGACATTGCTCTTGATAGTTTTGGCAGATATTTCCATATTGCCAATCCGAAATCCCGATGACTTACGTACACTAGAGGCCATAATGCTGCTCCAAAATAAACTAAATTAAAACTAATCGATTGAAAAACAGAATCGAAGAAAACCAATTAATTATTAATTAATTTATGCCTTCAAATTTTTGATTTTTAAGCTATCTAAATAAGCTTTCGGCTTTTCGGGGTTGAACTCGGCACCGTCGAAGAATTTTTCGATGCCGCGAGAAGTAGATGGGGGGATATCTGCGCTGGCAATTCCCAGTTCTTGAGCAGCCTCTCGCCAATACTTCTCACCACTCACCGCATTAATAATCCGATCTGCTTCGCCCAACGCACCTTGAGGTAAAAATCCCCACCGGACGCTTTCGGTTAAGAACCAGAGATCGTGACTCTTATAGGGATAAGAAACGTTGCCGCGAGCATCTTTCCAATAGCGAATGGCTAATTTCTCATCCTTAACTGTTTTGCGATCGGCACCAAGGATGTACTCACCTACATACGGGCCAATTAATAGATCGCTGGGCACGTTAAAGTATTTGCGCTGGGCTAAAATAGCCGCCATTTCTGCTCTATTTTTCGGATCGTCGCACCACATTTGGGCTTCCATAATGCCTTTGAGAATTGCTTTAGCGGCTTTGGGATGTTTTCTGACCCAATCTTCCCGCATAGCAAAGTATTCTTCAGGGTGCGCTGGCCAAATTTGGGCGGTTAAAACTGCCAGAAATCCGTACTTGCGACGATCTCGTAAAATCCGCGACGGCCAAGGATCTCCCGTACTAAATCCATCCATCGAACCAGTTCGCATACTGGCGACGGTTTGCGCTGCGGGTACGGCAATCAGATCGATATCTTTATTGGGATCGATGCCACCTGCTGCCAGCCAATAGCGAATCCAAAAATCCTGATTGACGCGGGGGAAGGTGTAGGCAGCTTTGAAGGGCTTACCGTCAGCCTTCATATCTCTCACATATTCGGCTGCGCCCGATACATCTAAACCAAAGCCTTTACCAGCATGTTGGGTGGAGATAGCAATCCCATTACCTTGGGTGCTCAACTGCGCCAGCGACAACATTGGAATTTTGCGATTTCCCTTGGTAATAATCCCTTCCGAAATCAACTGCGGCATGGGCATCTGCCATTGTCCGCCATCAATCCCACCGTTAGAGGAGCCGATCTCAATATTATCTCGCGCCGAACCCCAAGAAGCTTGTTTCGATACGTCCACATCCGTCATGCCGTGGCGAGCGAAAAAACCTTTTTCCCTAGCAATAATTAATGGTGCTGATTCAGCGATCGCAATATAGCCCAGCTTAACGGCTGTCGTCTCCGGTGTAGTTGCC harbors:
- a CDS encoding CmpA/NrtA family ABC transporter substrate-binding protein; the protein is MQHLSRRHFLLAAGAAGGATLLKGCAINPPSPDALSPKAQALTLSSATTPETTAVKLGYIAIAESAPLIIAREKGFFARHGMTDVDVSKQASWGSARDNIEIGSSNGGIDGGQWQMPMPQLISEGIITKGNRKIPMLSLAQLSTQGNGIAISTQHAGKGFGLDVSGAAEYVRDMKADGKPFKAAYTFPRVNQDFWIRYWLAAGGIDPNKDIDLIAVPAAQTVASMRTGSMDGFSTGDPWPSRILRDRRKYGFLAVLTAQIWPAHPEEYFAMREDWVRKHPKAAKAILKGIMEAQMWCDDPKNRAEMAAILAQRKYFNVPSDLLIGPYVGEYILGADRKTVKDEKLAIRYWKDARGNVSYPYKSHDLWFLTESVRWGFLPQGALGEADRIINAVSGEKYWREAAQELGIASADIPPSTSRGIEKFFDGAEFNPEKPKAYLDSLKIKNLKA
- a CDS encoding nitrate ABC transporter ATP-binding protein (This model describes the ATP binding subunits of ATP-binding cassette (ABC) transporters for nitrate transport, or for bicarbonate transport, in bacteria and archaea.), giving the protein MSTVELVNIKDAGKTFPLGGGREYIALRGIDLQIKRGEFISLIGHSGCGKSTLLNMIAGLDLATEGIVTLEGLTITKPGPDRIVVFQNYSLLPWLTVRENVAFAVDEVLTEKTAQERTEIIEHYVDVVGLAKEIDKYPGEMSGGMRQRVAIARALAVQPRLLLLDEPFGVLDALTRGKLQEQLVKICEDNQISALMVTHEVDEAVLMSDRVVMLTNGPASKIGSILDVDIPRPRKRLEAVKHPSYYQLRSEIIYFLNQQKQVKKMRAQKVQNVAAHGLEKVNLQLGFVPLTACTPMIIAKEKGFFVKHGLEQVSLVRESSWRGVVDGLIGGYVDAAAMPSGMPLWITLGGAGNQSTPVVSSLTISRNGNAITLGKKFKQRGVKTLADFRAAIRATPDEYHRMGVVHPSSMHNLLLRYWLASAGIDPDRELHLKQIPPAQMVVDLKNGTIDGFCVGDPWNLRAEIEGIGFTVARDIDIWSGHPGKVLGFRQDWAQAFPNTAIALTKALLDACRYCADPANAEEIRKILARKEYIGTSLDFIHLGGPNDVVPGVESVAHHVFFGDGVNRPSRTEHLWHMVEMARWGDVPFPRNWVEVLENTCRVGVFSTAARELGLTEISYSRGSIQLVDGTKFDAEDPIRYLNNLEIKRDITLAEIH
- a CDS encoding nitrate ABC transporter ATP-binding protein (This model describes the ATP binding subunits of ATP-binding cassette (ABC) transporters for nitrate transport, or for bicarbonate transport, in bacteria and archaea.), translating into MTATAPLPGRSKNTKQDFISFQKVTKTYPTRTGLNVVIKDIDLAVGQGEFICIIGHSGCGKSTLLNTLSGFAMPTEGQVTMNGKLITKPGPERMVVFQNYSLMPWMTAYENVYFGLDSVHPNKSKSEKDRIVRDTLTMVGLGEAMEKTPPQLSGGMRQRVAIARAFCLRPEVLILDEPFGALDAITKEEMQEEVSEIVREFGCTVLMVTHDIDECLFLADRLVMMTEGPSAGIGEILEIPFERPRDREQMLEDPRYYDLRNRALEFLYSGNAH
- the ntrB gene encoding nitrate ABC transporter permease, which codes for MASSVRKSSGFRIGNMEISAKTIKSNVLPPAIAIAAFLGAWELLSASGITLLPGPSSLFTDARTFELVKYPFYDRGGIDKGMFWQTWASLQRVGISYTLAAIVGISLGIAIGTSKMLSKALDPLFLFLRTVPPLAWVPISLAALNKNEPAALFVIFITAVWPILINTAVGVKQIPQDYINVSKVVQASKQKYFFQILLPSALPYIFTGLRVAISLAWLAIIAAEIVMSGIVGIGFFIWEAYQNNYISEVILALVWIGAVGLLLDTAMGWLQNKIVKQ